One Pradoshia eiseniae genomic window, TAGTTCATGAAAAAATAGATATTGATTATTATATTGCAGAGCCTCATCTCGATGTGGTGGAGGAAATCGAACGGATTGCTGCCGAATTCGAGGAGCCGAGGACAGGCCTGTCTATCTCATCGAAGGAGGTCTATTATTTCTATGAAGATGATCGGGTCAAGGATGTCTTGTCATGCATGAAGAAAACAGGGCATACGAGGTTTCCGATTTATACGAATGAGGACAAGTATTCTTGGCTTTTGACGACAAGAGAGATAATCAGCTGGCTGACCAATCAATTTGATAATCCAAAGATCGATCTTAATCAGGTAAAGGTGAAGGAGCTCTATAAGAAAGACGAGAAGGAAGTTGTGTTTGTTTCACAGCATGCTACAGTTTTTGAAATCGAAGATATATATGATGATGAAAAGAAGGATAAGATTGAAGCTGTTATCATTACGGCCACAGGCAAAGAGACTGAAAAGCCTAACGGCATCATAACCTCTCGGGATTTGCTGGAGGTCGCACTGGCGGAAGAATAAAAGTCATCATCAAGTCTGATTAGGCAGGAATGATGATTTCTGCCTTTTTGCATGGCGAAATAAAAGAGCTGAAAGAATCTCAGTCGAGTGGCTGTATATCGGACAACCGATTGTGTTGACCTTAGGAATCAACAAGTGTTTTAGACCTGGAAAATGTAAGATTCTTCTTAGATACGAATTCGGAGAAGATTCACTACAGGATTCTTGCTCCTAAAAGGATAAAACTAGCTTAACAAGAAAGAGGAGGCGCATTCGACCTCCTCGTTTAATTTTGAAGATATGTGAGAAATGATGTTTTTTGTTTCAATGAATTTGAAAATGAAGTACTTGATATCTTTACTTTTCTGATAGTTGGAAGACTATCCAGTTGAAGGGATAATCCATCTGTTGGGTGATTTATTTAGAAACGATACCCTGGGTAACGAAATAATGGAAGTTTGTAGGGAGAGGTATCAAAAAGCAGTTCAATCATTAATGCATAGAGATGATTATCCTTGTATGAGGGTTAAGGAGAGATGGTGAACTCTTGTATATTATCGAGCTCTAGAATAGATAATAAGAGCAAGATCTTGGAAAGGAAGGGCTTTTATCTTGGGAAAAAACTTCAAGTACCGATATTCTTCCTTTATTCGAATGCTTTTACTATCACTATTTATAACTCTGTTCTTTTATTTGCCATTCATGTTTATCGTACTGGATAACGATATCGATCGTGAAACCAGCAGAGAAATACTAGGTACGGATAAAATTGTATCAGAAACAAAAGACATACTACTGCAAGACAGTGTGCATAATCGAGAAGAAGAGGGCGTGAGGATAGGTGGCGTGTTACCCAGGTACCGCACCTTTAAAAATGACAAACTCAAGGTGTTTGTTAATGAGGATGAGGTTTTATATGACGGGGTAATTGATACGCAATCTTATATCAAAATGAAGTTTATACGATTTGGGGCTAACGTTTTAGCAAGACAAGAAAAAGGTAAATATGAAAGCGGCTTGCTTGCACCAAATAGCATAGCAATAGAACAGACTGATGGACACCATTGGATTTACAAATTAGCCTACTATGTAGACCATGAAGGTCATCAAGATAAAATTATTATTGAGCGAGACCTAACAGAACTTTATGCTAAACCGGTTCATAATACGCTGATTTATGGAGGAGTAACCTTTGTTTTTCTTTATATTGCGGTTGTTGGTGTTGCCTACATTACACAATTAATGAAGCTAAGGGAGTTTGAGCAGGTTATTGAGGAACAGCAAAAAGTATTAGCGGTGTCAGGTTCTAAAAAATATACTAACGTGGGTCGAAAACATGGTAAGTTACTCGAGAAAGTCAGCGACATATTGATCAATTTACATATCCGTGCACAAGAAACGTATGTCGCTAACAAAAATATATTTCAAGACGTATCTCATGAAACGGCCTCTTACCTAACAGAGATTAAGCAATCTGTAGACTTAATCCGCTATT contains:
- a CDS encoding CBS domain-containing protein, translated to MGKTKVELTLSERFETAFNRIHKILKETVKQADTDKFTELVYKGHNHVLIRHYKDDLCQFAKLRNAIVHEKIDIDYYIAEPHLDVVEEIERIAAEFEEPRTGLSISSKEVYYFYEDDRVKDVLSCMKKTGHTRFPIYTNEDKYSWLLTTREIISWLTNQFDNPKIDLNQVKVKELYKKDEKEVVFVSQHATVFEIEDIYDDEKKDKIEAVIITATGKETEKPNGIITSRDLLEVALAEE
- a CDS encoding sensor histidine kinase — protein: MGKNFKYRYSSFIRMLLLSLFITLFFYLPFMFIVLDNDIDRETSREILGTDKIVSETKDILLQDSVHNREEEGVRIGGVLPRYRTFKNDKLKVFVNEDEVLYDGVIDTQSYIKMKFIRFGANVLARQEKGKYESGLLAPNSIAIEQTDGHHWIYKLAYYVDHEGHQDKIIIERDLTELYAKPVHNTLIYGGVTFVFLYIAVVGVAYITQLMKLREFEQVIEEQQKVLAVSGSKKYTNVGRKHGKLLEKVSDILINLHIRAQETYVANKNIFQDVSHETASYLTEIKQSVDLIRYYGTEDKEQLSKLLERIDKATLKVDAILRVFTDLTKVEDTKTLGPSSTYAVRELINFAVQHAYSRLPHMDFIQTDEMTDKYIRVHREHFLIVMRILLENAAKYSVDSNQVVIGILEEPRFDQKVAIKVTNWGIGIPEEEKERIFERYYRARNTRNTSGLGLGLHIVKKIMNIYNGEILVESQSLGETSFIIVFPKAKETDEANGYLSRSGD